In one Bacteroidota bacterium genomic region, the following are encoded:
- a CDS encoding 4Fe-4S dicluster domain-containing protein: MAIKITDECINCGACEPECPNNAIYEGGAEWRFSDGTSVKGMFNMLDGSAVDADAPQTPKSMDVYYIVTDKCTECVGFHDEPQCAAVCPVDCCVDDPDFRESKEELTAKKEKMHA; the protein is encoded by the coding sequence ATGGCAATCAAAATAACTGACGAATGTATTAACTGCGGTGCTTGCGAGCCCGAATGTCCTAATAACGCGATCTACGAAGGTGGCGCTGAATGGCGATTCTCGGATGGCACTTCTGTCAAAGGAATGTTTAACATGTTAGATGGCAGCGCAGTAGATGCTGATGCTCCTCAAACTCCGAAATCGATGGATGTCTATTATATCGTTACGGATAAATGCACAGAATGTGTAGGCTTCCACGATGAACCACAATGCGCGGCCGTATGTCCGGTGGATTGCTGTGTGGATGACCCTGACTTCCGTGAATCAAAGGAAGAACTTACGGCGAAAAAAGAAAAAATGCACGCTTAA
- a CDS encoding acyl-CoA reductase — translation MKKTERIEALVRLGNAVAAMLEEMESGGELTGNPLNNIVQQAYRKNPWFIPANTISAISQWTKLLEKHNLEKWTSAYKLPDSESIRVKNIGIIMAGNIPMVGFHDLICVLLSGHKAIVKCSADDEVLIPFLLEVLLQVAPEMSNYFKLEKRFGDIDAVIATGSNNTSRYFDYYFGKYPHVIRKNRNSVAVLTGSETETELRNLGEDIFSYFGLGCRNVSKLYVPENYQFDGFFRAIEIYGEALMQHNKYMNNFDYHNALFMLNNEKFLTNNFLLLREHQALATPVSVLHYEVYSSKYELMKKLEAEKDLMQCIIGKAYLPFGTSQQPGLSDYADGVDTMKFLLSI, via the coding sequence ATGAAAAAAACAGAAAGAATTGAAGCATTAGTCCGATTGGGAAATGCAGTAGCGGCAATGCTGGAAGAGATGGAATCCGGTGGTGAATTAACGGGTAACCCTTTGAATAACATTGTGCAACAGGCCTATAGAAAGAATCCATGGTTTATTCCTGCCAACACGATCAGCGCCATTTCTCAATGGACTAAATTATTGGAAAAGCATAATCTTGAAAAATGGACTAGTGCCTATAAATTGCCTGACAGCGAGTCGATTCGTGTTAAAAATATTGGGATTATTATGGCCGGAAATATCCCGATGGTCGGTTTTCATGATTTAATCTGCGTTCTCCTCAGCGGACATAAGGCCATTGTTAAATGCTCCGCGGATGATGAGGTACTCATTCCGTTTTTATTGGAAGTGCTGTTGCAGGTGGCTCCTGAAATGTCAAATTATTTCAAGTTGGAGAAGAGATTTGGGGATATAGATGCCGTTATAGCTACAGGAAGTAACAATACTTCACGGTATTTTGATTACTATTTCGGGAAATATCCTCATGTCATTCGCAAAAACAGGAATTCGGTGGCGGTCCTTACAGGGAGCGAGACGGAAACGGAGTTGAGAAATTTAGGGGAAGATATTTTTAGTTATTTCGGTCTGGGTTGCAGGAATGTTTCCAAACTATATGTGCCCGAAAATTATCAGTTTGATGGTTTTTTCAGAGCTATAGAGATTTATGGAGAAGCATTGATGCAGCACAATAAGTACATGAATAATTTCGATTATCATAACGCTTTATTCATGTTGAACAACGAAAAATTTCTGACCAATAATTTCCTGCTACTGCGCGAACATCAGGCCCTGGCAACTCCGGTTTCTGTCTTGCACTATGAAGTGTATTCATCTAAGTATGAGTTGATGAAGAAACTGGAAGCAGAGAAAGATTTAATGCAATGTATTATCGGGAAAGCTTATTTGCCCTTCGGTACTTCCCAACAACCCGGACTCAGCGACTACGCCGACGGAGTGGATACTATGAAATTTCTATTGAGCATATAG